GCGAACGCCGTGTGCGCCAGGGGCCAGTAGGCCacgccgccatggacgacgcTCTGCCTGAGGTGGTGCACCGTGTAGCTGCTCAGCTTGGGACCTGaccgcctcgcctccgcgctCCAGCGGCCGGTGTCCGACCAGTAGGAGCGGAGCGCGGTGAACGTTCGCCGGTTGTAGACGACGAGGACGCGGAAGAAggttggcgacgacggcggcgggtcgTCGAGGTCGTCGGCGGTGAGCAAGGCGCATGCGTACGCTCCCGGCTTGTCGTCGCCATGGAGAGGCGGGAGCGTGGCGACGTCCCCCGTCATGGGGTTCCAGACACAGAGCTTGAGCCCGTCGGCGTGCCCCTCGCGCCGGAGCTCGAGGACGACGCGGCCGTTGCGGGACGTGACCGGGCGGGAGTACTCgaagagctcgccgccgtccacgaaCGGGCTCAAGGATGGGCCGAGGAGACGAGCGCCGGCAGCCGTCGGGACAAAGCGGCAAgtctgccccgccgccgcggagcgcTTCCGCttgccggcggccgcctcctgGTAGAAGAAGCCGAGGGCCAAGCGTGGTAAAACCGGCAGCGAACGGCAGAGGAGGGCGGCCGCGTCGGCTATGACACGGCTCCACCGCCGGCACGTGGCGGCGCAGCGGACcaggtcggcggcgtcggggaagCGGGTGAAGACGTTGGCGAGCACGCTGTCCGGAACGGCCGAGAACGTGCCGTTGCCGTCTCTGTCGTCGTTCCTGGCGCGTCTGTTCgtccggcctcgccgtcgccgtcgccgtcgcgacAGCCAGCCTTTCTGGTACGGCGCGagacgggcggcggccgcgccgcgtgGTGCGCCTCGGCGTCGCGGCGGCATCCTGGCTGCGATGGGTTGGTGCGCGATTGGATGGATGCGGTGATGCTTTGGCGCCGCGTTATTTATGGCCGCGGAACGCGCGCCTCCCGTTGGCAACTCGGAAGTCGGAAAAGACCTCCGATTCCGACGATGTTTCGTCTGACGGCTACTCCCACCGTtcttaaaaaaaggcaaacctgtttccgtgcccaacatttgatcgtccgtcttattaaaaaaattatgaaaaaaataaaaaagacaagtcacgcacaaagtattaatcatgttttatcatctaacaacaataaaaatacgaattataaaaaaatttcatataaaacggacagtcaaagttggacacggaaactcagggtttgactttttttttggacggagggagtatgccatATGTTCTCAATAAATACCAACCATCAGATCATCGGGGCGCCGATGCGTCGCCATCCATCTGATTCTTAATCCCTAAATCCTGCTATGTTTGATTGTGAACCTTTTTCCTCCGACGTAAAAAACAAAGCAGTTTATTAGCACATAGTCCCTTCAATTCTATTTTAACTGATTTGTTAAATTTTGttgtagatttttttagatttggggatgattttgtgaaagacttgtggatgattttgtggatGGGCCTGTAAATCGTGGATGATTTGTTGTGTATGATTTTGTAGATAATTTGTACATGATTAGAGAGCATACCTGCATGAAGTCTTTGTTTCAAATAGTGTATGGTCCACTTCCATTCTAGTGAAATCCAGTTGGAAGTGGACCAGACACTGTTTGGAATAGAGACTTCATGCTTTCATTTTTGCATGTTTAATGTGATTAAAATAATTTCCTACAGTCTTATACAAGTTTTATATGATAATTAAATCAAAGGAACTTTAAGGCAAGCTTATGTTTTCTATAACTCTATAGTACTATTAATTCTGGTTCTCTGGTGATCATTTTATTTCTTGACATAGTATGTGCATTCTCGGTTAAGATCTAATGCGTGCATTATCTTTCTATTAGTAGAGATTCTGACTGTCGCTCGCTACTGGACAACTGATCTTTTATCGTGGTACCTAAAATTACAAATATCTCAGCTAGATTAAGAACTAGTACTAAATATGCTTTTAGTACCTGTTCTAAAAGTTCAAGTCCCTAGAAacatttttagttccggttggtgttaccaaccagtcCTAACAAtacatctttagtaccggttctaaGAGTCCAAGtccctaaaaatatttttagtcctggttggtgttaccaaccggtactaaaattGTCTCCAGGGCTATtttttttagttccggttagtgttaccaaccagtcctaaaaatacatctttagtaccggttctaaAAGTCCAAGtccttaaaaatatttttagtcctggttagtgttaccaaccggtactaaagttACCTCTAGGGCTATTTCAAAAAGAAAGTATATCTATTCAAGTCAGACGTATGTAGAAGGTGGAATTGATAATGCGTGTGAGGGATGAGGTGAGAGATCTTGAGTTTGAATCCCACAttccacatatttttttgaCTTGGTATGCTTTCAACCGGTACTATAGATATCATGGTTATTATAACTGGGATTAATGGTGATTTCCAACCGGTATAAAAGATGAGTTTTCTACCAGTGTCTTCTCATAAGCAAATGTTTCGTCGTggtacccaaaatcacaaatatcttgaccggtactaaagatgctTTAGTACCAGTTCTAAAAGTCTAAgtcactaaaaatatttttagtccttgttggtgttaccaatcagTACTAAAAATACATCTTTATTACCGGTTCTAAAAGTCCAAGTCCCTAGAAACATTTTTTAGTTCCAGTTGGTATTACCAATCGGTACTAAAGACGTCTCCAGGAttagttaaaaaagaaaacatctctATTCAAGTCGGATGTTCTCCTGTAGTAGATGGGATGGTAACACGTATGAGGCCTGAGGTGAGAGATCTTGAGGTCGAATCCTATATTCCACATATTTTTTGACTTAGTATATACTTTAAACCGGTATTTAAAGATGCCATGGTTGTTATAACCGGGATTCATAGGGATTTCCAATCGGTGTAAAAGATGACTTCTCTAATAGTGTCTTCTCATAAGCAAATGTTGGGTGTTTTTTGAAACctcttatatatatgtgtctatcACTTCAAGTCTTTTTTTCTTCGTACATTATACATCGGTTTGCCTTATGGTAAAGAACTAGAATTTTCTCAATTCATGATCTTTGGTGAAACTGGAAAATGCTAGGGTTTTTAATCTCTAGTGTTTATGGTGTTGAGACGAAGGGAGTGAGAGCAGTACTGTTGCCTTCGTTTTATTTATAGGGTtttaaatttttacattttttttcttaataaaaaatataggtaAACCTTTTATATGCATGCCCTTATCTTTACTGATTAAAAAGTGTAAATACCACAAAATAATCTACGATTAAGAAAACtgctaaattaaattttaagatTTGTATTCTgcccccgaaaaaaaaaagattcgtATTCTGGATAACCATCAGCGAACAATAGGATGACATAGGTTCAGTTCATTGGTAAGCCCCTCGCGCCAGATGTTGAGGATGACCCAAGCATATTGATTAGCTCCACGCCTCCACGTGATAAGctgtaaagaaaaataaatgaggaaaaataattttagataaAGCTATTATATTTTTGCTTTTTGCAACTTAATAGAAAAGGATGAAAAAGCGCatagattaatttaaaattatgtttaaaatttaaagtttagcTATAA
The sequence above is drawn from the Oryza glaberrima chromosome 10, OglaRS2, whole genome shotgun sequence genome and encodes:
- the LOC127785585 gene encoding uncharacterized protein LOC127785585; this encodes MPPRRRGAPRGAAAARLAPYQKGWLSRRRRRRRGRTNRRARNDDRDGNGTFSAVPDSVLANVFTRFPDAADLVRCAATCRRWSRVIADAAALLCRSLPVLPRLALGFFYQEAAAGKRKRSAAAGQTCRFVPTAAGARLLGPSLSPFVDGGELFEYSRPVTSRNGRVVLELRREGHADGLKLCVWNPMTGDVATLPPLHGDDKPGAYACALLTADDLDDPPPSSPTFFRVLVVYNRRTFTALRSYWSDTGRWSAEARRSGPKLSSYTVHHLRQSVVHGGVAYWPLAHTAFAVRADTPEPEEMPMPPAVPKAPPHDHLLGISPDGKLSFIVTSRYFDGSAGVSSCYHLAFGSNGDCTREQVAICTWRVRLHELRVHRSDAMNLRWFCERSGLLFFTIDAKGSSTPGAYVLNVATKELEKVADDIDCSSWRNFVGYEMDHASYLASVACY